A DNA window from Drosophila biarmipes strain raj3 chromosome 2R, RU_DBia_V1.1, whole genome shotgun sequence contains the following coding sequences:
- the LOC108036330 gene encoding CCR4-NOT transcription complex subunit 1 isoform X1 yields the protein MNVESQLKTPLTHIRNLVKHVNKRNFNESSEQIKQFVKEHGLEADRSSLRHLFSVINFSDPAPSVTAQLQAKLLGVQLQRQLQSSSFVSNICYAFDQYFASNQKSLKPAAVADLIGQVARLTGINKLCECIFALAVTHSSYTELRHSASNNLKSSLSELIDSYLGKNNSSPASSGLQEISFDLLQYLLCCLSEYVKPQLEAQFLVKLREEFPRQAVPLVLAPFLYGSTTATIAGAGASETDAEAEATASSNSSSSEADALNEVGIEDIYDHLSEIIFTNQGKNNIMDTSWINLILEIGYEFTSSVEECKNHLCSRERERAELQSKDVAKIVGLMCRRHSSLLDCNVNLPTPANFWPGQGQSGGSNSSGSSQAQSTPQQQNSGSSNNNDGADGNSSSDKKDKKETTEATQTWKPDVFVQALKEVVPQLNWKDVCMELDHPEFVLKDRIGLELLLTILRLATGSNIFPHPECIYRHWANTEGQLSLIATMLKNPDLFSFADFVFSQPALDVLKTAPDADNKEISAWKSLHLVEVLLSIADKGYYTQVHDLFKFPAQNCPDVLFLALLHINPPLTPLRQDLFNQLIPTFLGNHPNSNVILASAWSSTNFQLRPNIMNAMSEWYLRGNEFDQVKLSRILDLAQDLKALSALLNARSFLFIIDLACLASRREYLKLEKWLTDKIRDHGEPFMLAIIKVLHRRCPQVINAKVPEDQLPPKQAQLLPETVTTMINCLQTCINTCIQPDTVEMILQMTANVAIMANKARAQQQQPGLVPPPPPAILRGHRGMDLPGGIVPPPPQQPFSGNLNAQMFGPGMDPLTNMSNNLAGLNLSGPNGAFNFGNMLTSPSRLMTPGASPYPLNPMQMPQAPPPPNVGNLGRMLPGGPQQQTPTPTPTAPNPTNPVMADLQIPVSKEVEDEVNSYFQRIYNHQPNPTLSIDEVLDILQRFKESSNRREQEVFLCMLRNLFEEYRFFCQYPEKELQITAQLFGGIIDRNLVPTFVALGLSLRCVLDALRKPDGSKLYYFGVTALDRFRTRLHTYNKYCEHIRSIPHFSDFPPHLIQYVEYGMHGQEPPPQKLIGLSNTIPSAISTGPPTEPLFRSNSMLGNMPSATPGSGPKSSAAVSHATRMKSIANATNIDTLLVANQDEKVTVPPEPVQDKTAFIFNNLSQLNIPQKCDEIKEIMTKEYWPWLAQYLVLKRASMEFNFHTLYYNFLDALKNGEINRFVTKETLRNIKVLLRSDKGVINFSDRSLLKNLGHWLGMMTLGRNRPILQLDLDLKSLLAEAYHKGQQELLFVVPFVAKILESSAKSRIFRSPNPWTMGIMYVLGELHQEPDLKLNLKFEIEVLCKTLNLELAKLRPVIYLKDPGRALLIEQQMSQPKPKQLESVAPAPSLPREHQSAAQPPPPPQQQQQQQQPPQQQQQQAPPPPPSADVDAQNAAAMMMAAGGANSTPGSVSSPNLPTDPSQVVLPPPEPRYSYVEVNVSNFALIAQQLVLPPNLPFLHTNPGVKHIVVNAVERTITDWLQPIVDRSIRIACATTEQIIRKDFALDADENRMRTAAHQMVRNLAAGMAMITGKDEIARAISQNLHKALLSALSGMPSMTEIQAAAMQLASENVELVCAFIQKTSAEKAAAEIDRRLSTDFETRKIAREEGNRFVDAQILSYQQERLPEAVRIKVGPAPATLYAVYSEFARSIPGFQQMSDRDIALFVPKPQDLSQPNVFANDESSLVYAELASKMEAFMNTAIGVPSLQVQASKMHMLLNALMSTRRLRDQESAFNLLTRAVEGLTEGLVNMHENLEQMKLYQNIHLRIIGLLHNSFGAPNTERAVTKCFFDIREEVRYNVEAARALITSHFVNLNQFDGMLRDCMDNGNNYVAISFGIALLERLIMDDRVINIVSDNEFMATVELLGRLTQHRHRYPECIVNAIDTLWSGNFNSSTEYSPFNASERYLAGASHYIHSGMHHVRSCDTDDPPGLQEKTEFLLKDWVALYTQQNQQSTRDARNFGAFVQKMNTYGILKTDDLITRFFRQATHICTDVVYRMFSEPSLPINQAKNKIFQWIDAFVHLIAMLVRHSGEAGNPTTKINLLNKVLGIVLGTLLKDHEMRGVSFQQVGYHRFFMMLFMELCSADVILESLMHSIVSAFAYTYHLLNPSVAPGFCFAWLELISHRVFLGRILVQIPGQKGWPLYAQLLQDLFKYLAPFLRNTELGKPVQLLYKGTLRVLLVLLHDFPEFLCDYHFGFCDTIPPNCVQMRNIILSAFPRNMRLPDPFTPNLKVDMLSDSSNAPKVLSSYIMNIQPPNFKKDLDSYLKARAPVTFLSELRGHLQVTSEPGTRYNMTLMNALVMYVGTQAIALIRNKNFVPNTSNIAHSAHMDIFQNLAVDLDTEGRYLFLNAIANQLRYPNSHTHYFSCAVLHLFAEANSEAIQEQITRVLLERLIVNRPHPWGLLITFIELIKNPIYKFWDHDFVHCAPEITKLFESVARSCLAKSNVTQQLNMPVVDGEGQEVANIN from the exons ATGAACGTAGAGAGCCAACTGAAGACACCGCTAACGCACATACGCAATCTGGTCAAGCACGTGAACAAGCGAAATTTTAATGAGAGCAGCGAGCAAATAAAGCAG TTCGTCAAAGAGCACGGCCTGGAAGCGGATCGCAGCAGCCTGCGCCACCTGTTCTCCGTGATCAACTTCAGCGATCCCGCGCCATCGGTTACCGCCCAGCTGCAGGCGAAGCTCCTGGGCGTCCAGTTGCAGCGGCAGCTGCAGAGCTCCTCGTTTGTGTCCAACATCTGCTACGCCTTCGACCAGTACTTTGCCAGCAACCAGAAG TCCTTGAAGCCCGCTGCGGTAGCGGATCTCATTGGCCAGGTCGCCCGACTGACTGGCATTAACAAGCTCTGCGAGTGCATCTTTGCCTTGGCTGTGACCCATTCCTCGTACACGGAACTTCGACATTCGGCATCGAACAACCTGAAAAGCAGCCTCAGTGAACTGATTGACTCCTATCTgggcaaaaacaacagcagcccGGCAAGCAGCGGTCTCCAGGAGATCTCCTTCGATTTGTTGCAGTATTTGTTGTGCTGCCTCAGTGAGTACGTGAAACCGCAGCTGGAGGCGCAGTTTTTGGTCAAGCTTCGTGAGGAGTTCCCGCGCCAGGCTGTGCCGCTGGTTTTAGCGCCGTTCCTGTACGGCTCGACGACGGCGACGATTGCGGGAGCAGGTGCCAGCGAAACGGATGCGGAGGCCGAAGCCacggccagcagcaacagctccAGTTCCGAGGCAGATGCTCTGAACGAGGTGGGAATCGAGGATATCTATGATCATTTAAGCGAGATAATATTCACCAACCAG ggcaaaaataatattatggACACATCCTGGATTAATTTAATCCTCGAAATCGGTTATGAATTTACATCGAGCGTTGAAGAGTGCAAGAATCATTTGTGTTCCCGCGAGCGAGAACGCGCTGAGCTCCAGTCCAAAGATGTCGCCAAGATCGTGGGACTTATGTGCCGCCGGCACTCGTCACTGCTCGATTGTAATGTAAATCTACCGACGCCGGCGAACTTCTGGCCTGGCCAGGGACAGAGTGGTGGCAGCAATAGCAGCGGCTCCTCGCAGGCACAAAGCACTCCGCAGCAGCAGAACTCGGGTAGCAGTAACAACAACGATGGCGCCGACGGCAACTCGTCCAGTGATAAGAAGGACAAGAAGGAGACGACGGAGGCCACGCAAACTTGGAAGCCAGATGTCTTTGTGCAAGCCCTCAAGGAAGTGGTGCCACAGCTCAACTGGAAGGACGTGTGCATGG AACTCGATCATCCCGAGTTCGTGTTAAAGGATCGCATCGGTTTGGAGCTACTGCTGACCATTCTTCGGCTGGCCACTGGCTCCAACATATTCCCACATCCAGAATGCATTTACCGTCACTGGGCAAACACGGAGGGTCAGCTGTCGCTTATCGCGACAATGCTGAAGAACCCGGATCTCTTCTCCTTCGCCGACTTTGTATTTAGCCAGCCAGCGTTGGATGTTTTGAAGACGGCCCCGGATGCGGACAACAAGGAGATCTCGGCCTGGAAGTCACTTCACCTGGTGGAGGTGTTGCTATCCATTGCGGACAAGGGATACTATACTCAGGTCCACGACCTGTTTAAGTTCCCTGCGCAGAACTGTCCCGATGTGCTGTTTCTAGCCTTACTGCACATAAATCCACCTCTGACGCCGCTGCGCCAGGATCTGTTCAACCAACTGATACCAACGTTCCTTGGAAACCATCCCAACTCGAACGTGATCTTGGCCAGCGCGTGGAGCTCAACCAACTTCCAATTGCGCCCCAACATCATGAATGCGATGTCGGAATGGTATCTGCGAGGCAATGAGTTCGACCAGGTGAAACTTTCGCGTATTCTGGACCTTGCCCAGGACCTGAAAGCGCTATCTGCTCTGCTCAACGCCCGCTCCTTTTTATTCATTATCGACCTGGCTTGCCTTGCCTCGCGGCGCGAGTACCTGAAGCTGGAGAAGTGGCTCACCGATAAGATTCGCGACCATGGCGAGCCCTTCATGCTGGCCATAATCAAAGTGCTCCACCGCCGCTGCCCGCAGGTGATCAACGCCAAAGTGCCCGAGGACCAGCTGCCACCCAAACAGGCCCAGCTCTTGCCCGAGACGGTTACCACGATGATAAACTGTCTGCAAACCTGCATAAATACCTGCATCCAACCGGATACGGTCGAAATGATCCTTCAGATGACAGCGAATGTGGCCATTATGGCTAACAAGGCACGTGcccaacagcaacagccagGATTGGTTCCGCCGCCTCCCCCAGCCATCTTACGGGGTCATCGTGGCATGGATCTGCCTGGCGGTATCGTTCCACCTCCGCCCCAGCAACCATTCTCTGGAAACCTTAATGCGCAGATGTTTGGACCAGGAATGGATCCGCTGACAAATATGTCCAACAACCTGGCCGGCCTTAACCTAAGCGGACCGAACGGAGCTTTTAACTTTGGCAACATGCTGA CATCTCCATCTCGATTAATGACTCCGGGAGCCAGTCCCTATCCACTGAACCCCATGCAGATGCCGCAGGCTCCGCCGCCACCCAACGTTGGAAATCTTGGGCGTATGCTGCCGGGGGGTCCACAACAGCAGACCCCCACGCCGACTCCAACGGCCCCCAATCCGACCAACCCTGTGATGGCCGACCTCCAAATACCTGTATCCAAGGAAGTGGAAGACGAGGTCAACTCATACTTCCAGCGCATCTATAACCATCAGCCCAATCCAACGCTGTCGATTGACGAAGTACTGGACATTTTGCAGCGCTTTAAGGAGTCAAGTAACAGGCGCGAGCAGGAGGTCTTTCTGTGCATGCTGCGCAATCTTTTCGAGGAGTACCGCTTCTTTTGTCAATATCCAGAGAAGGAGCTGCAGATCACAGCGCAGCTCTTCGGAGGCATCATCGACCGCAACCTGGTGCCCACCTTTGTGGCACTGGGCCTCTCCCTGCGCTGTGTCCTCGATGCGCTGCGCAAACCAGATGGCTCGAAGCTTTACTATTTCGGTGTGACTGCTCTGGACAGATTCAGAACCCGATTGCACACGTACAACAAATACTGTGAGCATATTCGCTCCATTCCTCACTTCTCGGACTTTCCGCCGCATCTTATCCAGTATGTGGAATACGGTATGCACGGCCAGGAGCCGCCGCCGCAAAAGCTGATTGGCCTCAGCAATACGATTCCGTCTGCGATTTCCACCGGACCACCGACCGAACCGCTTTTCAGGAGCAACTCCATGCTAG GTAACATGCCCTCTGCCACACCCGGATCAGGACCCAAGTCCAGCGCTGCGGTGTCGCATGCCACGAGGATGAAATCTATCGCCAATGCCACCAATATCGACACCCTCTTGGTAGCCAACCAAGACGAAAAGGTTACTGTGCCTCCGGAGCCTGTTCAGGACAAAACTGCCTTTATTTTCAACAACCTGAGCCAGCTGAACATTCCGCAAAAGTGCGACGAGATTAAGGAGATCATGACGAAGGAGTATTGGCCATGGCTGGCACAGTATCTGGTGCTCAAACGTGCATCAATGGAGTTCAACTTCCACACGCTCTACTACAACTTCCTGGACGCCCTTAAAAACGGCGAGATTAACCGATTCGTGACAAAAGAGACGCTGCGCAATATCAAGGTGCTCCTGCGCTCTGATAAGGGAGTTATCAACTTCTCCGATCGCAGTCTGCTGAAGAACCTCGGTCACTGGCTGGGAATGATGACCCTAGGCCGCAATCGCCCCATCCTACAGTTGGATCTAGATCTGAAATCCCTTTTGGCGGAAGCCTATCACAAGGGCCAGCAGGAACTGCTTTTTGTGGTGCCTTTCGTAGCCAAGATCCTTGAGTCATCTGCCAAGTCACGCATCTTCCGATCGCCCAATCCTTGGACAATGGGCATTATGTATGTGCTAGGCGAACTTCACCAGGAGCCGGACCTCAAGCTGAACCTCAAGTTTGAAATCGAGGTGCTGTGTAAGACACTTAATCTGGAGCTGGCCAAGCTCCGACCAGTGATATACCTAAAGGATCCTGGTCGAGCCTTACTCATTGAACAGCAGATGTCGCAACCAAAGCCCAAACAACTGGAGTCAGTAGCCCCGGCGCCTTCTCTGCCACGTGAGCACCAGTCCGCGGCACAaccaccgccgccaccacagcagcagcaacaacaacagcagccaccacagcagcaacaacagcaggctccgccgccgccaccctCGGCTGATGTGGACGCCCAAAACGCGGCCGCCATGATGATGGCAGCAGGAGGAGCCAACAGCACTCCCGGATCGGTGTCGTCGCCCAATCTTCCCACCGATCCCAGCCAGGTGGTACTACCACCACCAGAGCCGCGCTATTCCTATGTGGAAGTAAACGTGAGCAACTTCGCGCTCATTGCCCAGCAGTTGGTGCTGCCACCCAACTTACCTTTCCTGCACACGAATCCCGGAGTCAAACATATTGTGGTCAACGCCGTGGAACGCACGATCACCGACTGGCTGCAGCCTATTGTCGACCGAAGCATTCGCATTGCCTGCGCCACCACCGAGCAGATTATCCGCAAGGACTTCGCCTTGGATGCTGACGAAAACCGGATGCGCACTGCCGCCCATCAGATGGTACGCAACCTGGCCGCCGGCATGGCCATGATTACCGGCAAGGATGAGATTGCACGTGCAATCAGCCAGAATTTACACAAGGCCTTGCTGTCGGCTCTGTCAGGAATGCCCAGTATGACGGAGATCCAAGCTGCCGCCATGCAGTTGGCCAGCGAGAATGTGGAGCTGGTGTGCGCCTTTATCCAGAAGACGTCGGCCGAAAAGGCAGCCGCTGAGATTGACAGGCGTCTGAGCACCGATTTCGAGACCAGAAAAATTGCCCGTGAAGAGGGCAACCGGTTTGTGGATGCCCAGATCCTTAGCTACCAACAGGAGCGTCTTCCAGAAGCAGTGCGTATAAAGGTGGGTCCCGCTCCGGCTACACTCTACGCTGTGTACTCGGAGTTCGCAAGAAGCATTCCTGGCTTCCAGCAGATGAGCGATCGTGATATTGCCCTGTTTGTGCCCAAGCCCCAGGATTTGTCGCAGCCGAACGTGTTTGCTAATGATGAGAGCAGTTTGGTATATGCTGAATTGGCCAGCAAGATGGAGGCCTTCATGAACACGGCAATCGGTGTGCCTTCACTGCAAGTGCAAGCTAGCAAGATGCACATGCTTCTCAACGCACTGATGTCGACGCGTCGTCTCCGTGACCAAGAGTCCGCCTTCAATCTACTGACCCGCGCCGTCGAGGGCTTGACCGAAGGATTGGTTAATATGCACGAAAACCTAGAGCAGATGAAGCTCTACCAAAACATCCACCTGCGTATCATTGGTCTGCTGCACAACAGCTTTGGTGCCCCGAACACAGAGCGAGCGGTGACCAAGTGCTTCTTCGACATCCGCGAAGAGGTGCGGTATAACGTGGAGGCTGCTCGTGCGCTGATTACCTCTCACTTTGTCAACCTCAATCAGTTTGATGGAATGCTGCGCGATTGCATGGACAACGGAAACAACTATGTAGCCATCTCGTTTGGTATTGCACTGCTTGAGCGCCTGATCATGGACGATCGAGTGATAAATATCGTGTCTGACAACGAATTCATGGCCACTGTTGAGCTCTTGGGTAGGCTTACCCAGCACCGTCATCGGTATCCTGAGTGCATCGTAAATGCCATCGATACGCTGTGGAGCGGAAACTTCAACTCGAGCACCGAGTACAGTCCGTTTAACGCCAGCGAGCGTTACTTGGCAGGTGCCTCCCACTACATTCACTCCGGCATGCATCACGTGAGG TCATGCGATACGGATGATCCGCCAGGCCTGCAGGAGAAGACGGAGTTTCTGCTCAAGGATTGGGTGGCATTGTACACCCAACAAAACCAGCAATCAACGCGCGATGCCCGCAACTTCGGGGCATTCGTCCAGAAGATGAACACCTACGGAATCCTGAAGACGGACGACCTGATCACACGCTTTTTCCGCCAGGCCACGCACATTTGCACGGATGTGGTGTACAGAATGTTCTCCGAGCCCAGTCTGCCCATCAACCAGGCCAAGAACAAAATATTCCAGTGGATCGATGCGTTCGTACACCTGATCGCCATGCTGGTCCGACACTCAGGTGAAGCAGGCAATCCGACCACCAAGATTAACCTGCTCAACAAGGTGCTGGGCATTGTGCTGGGCACACTGCTCAAGGACCACGAGATGCGCGGCGTGAGCTTCCAGCAGGTGGGCTACCACCGCTTCTTCATGATGCTATTCATGGAGCTCTGCTCGGCCGACGTCATCCTCGAGTCCCTGATGCACAGCATCGTGTCGGCATTCGCCTACACATATCACCTGCTGAACCCCAGCGTGGCTCCGGGCTTCTGCTTCGCCTGGCTTGAGCTCATTTCGCACCGCGTCTTCCTGGGCCGCATCCTCGTCCAGATTCCCGGCCAAAAGGGCTGGCCGCTTTACGCTCAACTACTGCAGGACCTCTTCAAATATCTCGCGCCCTTCCTTCGCAACACTGAGCTGGGAAAACCAGTTCAACTTCTGTACAAGGGTACGCTGCGTGTTCTACTCGTTTTGCTGCacgatttccccgagtttttGTGTGACTACCATTTTGGGTTCTGTGACACCATCCCACCCAACTGTGTCCAGATGCGTAACATCATCCTGTCTGCTTTTCCACGCAACATGCGCCTGCCCGATCCCTTCACTCCTAACCTGAAGGTCGATATGCTGTCCGACAGCAGCAATGCACCCAAGGTGCTTAGCAGCTACATCATGAACATCCAGCCGCCTAACTTCAAGAAGGATCTAGACTCGTACCTCAAGGCTCGGGCACCGGTGACTTTCCTCTCGGAGTTGCGTGGACATTTGCAGGTCACCAGCGAACCAGGAACGCGTTACAACATGACGCTGATGAACGCTCTGGTCATGTATGTGGGTACCCAGGCGATTGCTTTGATTAG AAACAAGAACTTTGTGCCCAACACTTCAAACATTGCACACAGCGCTCACATGGACATCTTCCAGAACCTAGCTGTTGATCTGGACACGGAAGGTCGTTATCTGTTCCTGAATGCGATTGCCAACCAGTTGCGCTATCCCAACAGCCACACGCACTACTTCAGCTGTGCGGTGCTTCATCTCTTTGCCGAAGCCAACTCGGAGGCAATTCAGGAGCAGATCACGCGTGTTCTTCTCGAACGCCTGATCGTGAACCGCCCGCATCCTTGGGGACTGCTCATCACGTTCATTGAGCTGATCAAGAATCCGATCTACAAGTTCTGGGACCACGACTTTGTGCACTGCGCGCCGGAGATTACGAA GCTCTTCGAATCGGTGGCTCGGTCCTGTCTGGCCAAGTCGAACGTCACTCAGCAGCTGAACATGCCCGTCGTCGATGGCGAGGGCCAGGAGGTGGCCAACATCAACTGA